The following coding sequences are from one Candidatus Fermentibacter sp. window:
- a CDS encoding energy transducer TonB, producing the protein MRAVAHRDDSRADVGVLFALAFLVAVFELMPGTSWEPIAVRTETLEIEGIDAPVEYDVPDVEPPDEVRPDIGAVLEEEVHDLGDLIISMSADTTGLEVVGTIETNITEQTGHGDPDVIPQPGTFVPHSVPPRCTFRPVAEYPEMARQAGVEGRVTLQVFVPVSGVPAEVVVMQSSGLESMDSSAVASARLSRWAPAERDDGVQVGVWTALIYEFVLE; encoded by the coding sequence ATGAGAGCTGTAGCCCACCGAGATGACAGCCGGGCGGACGTCGGTGTACTGTTCGCCCTGGCATTCCTTGTCGCAGTGTTCGAACTGATGCCTGGCACGAGCTGGGAACCGATCGCGGTCCGCACGGAGACCCTGGAGATCGAAGGCATCGATGCGCCCGTCGAGTATGACGTGCCCGACGTCGAACCTCCGGATGAGGTGAGGCCGGACATAGGAGCCGTACTCGAGGAGGAGGTGCACGATCTCGGAGATCTCATCATCTCGATGTCGGCCGACACCACGGGCCTCGAGGTGGTCGGGACGATCGAGACCAACATCACGGAGCAGACAGGGCACGGCGACCCCGATGTCATTCCTCAGCCGGGCACCTTCGTGCCGCATTCAGTCCCGCCGAGGTGCACATTCAGGCCGGTGGCCGAATACCCCGAGATGGCCCGTCAGGCCGGAGTCGAAGGCAGGGTGACCCTGCAGGTCTTCGTGCCTGTGAGCGGTGTGCCGGCCGAAGTCGTGGTGATGCAGTCCTCGGGGCTCGAGAGCATGGATTCCTCCGCGGTCGCCTCGGCCAGGCTGTCGCGCTGGGCTCCCGCCGAACGTGACGACGGCGTGCAGGTGGGAGTCTGGACGGCCCTGATCTACGAGTTCGTACTCGAGTAG
- a CDS encoding HAD family hydrolase, translating into MYRPLVILDADDTLWESSLFFERAEDDFTSLLESAGVDGETVRALVHRRDMERLDSTGFGARPYLDTLGSVMAELLPDIPAQIAGGFRDISSALLAHPVILLPGTAGALSTLRGAGLETIVYTMGRRDHQESKFERSGAGPLVSGLEIVERKTEASLRSLLSRRGVEPADAVCVGNSPRSDINPALAAGARAVLFSRDRLWAAEREEIADPDRVSVISSLTELPAILGL; encoded by the coding sequence ATGTACCGACCCCTTGTGATCCTGGATGCCGACGACACCCTCTGGGAGAGCTCGCTGTTCTTCGAGCGCGCCGAGGACGACTTCACGAGCCTCCTCGAATCGGCCGGAGTCGACGGCGAAACCGTCAGGGCCCTCGTCCACAGGAGGGACATGGAACGTCTCGATTCCACCGGATTCGGCGCCCGTCCCTACCTGGACACGCTCGGGTCCGTCATGGCGGAGCTCCTGCCCGACATCCCCGCGCAGATCGCGGGAGGCTTCAGGGACATCTCGTCGGCCCTGCTGGCCCATCCCGTGATCCTCCTCCCGGGAACGGCCGGGGCGCTCTCGACCCTCCGCGGGGCCGGCCTCGAGACGATAGTCTACACCATGGGCCGGAGGGATCATCAGGAGAGCAAGTTCGAACGTTCCGGAGCCGGTCCGCTCGTGTCGGGCCTGGAGATAGTCGAGCGCAAGACCGAGGCGTCCCTGCGGAGCCTGCTGTCGCGCCGGGGAGTGGAACCGGCCGATGCCGTGTGCGTGGGCAACAGCCCCCGCTCGGACATCAACCCCGCTCTGGCGGCGGGGGCCCGGGCAGTGCTCTTCTCGCGCGACAGGCTGTGGGCTGCGGAGAGGGAGGAGATAGCCGACCCCGACAGGGTCAGTGTCATCTCCTCCCTGACCGAACTCCCTGCGATACTGGGGCTCTAG
- a CDS encoding C25 family cysteine peptidase yields the protein MITHAVLLSQALLLGGREGVPLSYMDARGRQPSGPVAAQLPDGSGYTARVTSDAVAGHGDEVVLIVDQAVSGGISSSIGTFQDDLEADGWTVEIWTVTDPSAAALRADLQAEYAGGNLEGAILIGDIPAGWVEASGGEYPMDLYLMDMNGTWTDTDLDGLFDDWSSEAPEIWVGRLTPTWLSFGSQVELLQDYFAKNHAYRTGTLSLPNRALAYEEAFTGLTGYVDLVYEDVTTKSDPAGTTADDFRAELLAGYEWVHLIAHSSPWGSSFHVGAPPSGAGTFNSYEALPLDPRAFFYVLNCCTNGRWTEIDNLANMYIWTDTYGLAVIAQAKTDYTNDFYELYQTLGGGSCLGEAFRMWLAANLGLEHAAVLLGDPTLRPHGNGTASGIPDGGLHPALLDGWQTVQVTDGLHSEGDLSSCREPVSGRTFATFGTSDPVRANIMAAIGEGSSWSTPVQICEHEYWDWHPAVGADGTGKVFLAWHSMHDDIETYDIYVSIWGGSAWSAETRLTQTPAFETGTTVAGRSGRCWVAWQEWVSGETDIRGRMWTGSAWTVTSDLSATDGTERAPSLAASSTGYGLVYQAERSDILEICFREAPDSGPFGAETVLSASGSDCREPAVAADPAGPVYLAAWESDGCIIARTRDASGTWSAPAVLSASGSASRPSAALLSGARPAVGWIENGGQVWLSFLDGTAWTEPGPVAAPGAVESVSITYRESGQLDVLYGARNAALHWDIWAVSGDPVGIQEDGSAAVGPGVTILRNPCAPPVAFAFSGSEVSRISVFDVTGRRVAEIDAQPGLNTWDARSGDGGPLPAGAYLIRIEGESGDAGQGAVERLVLLP from the coding sequence ATGATCACCCATGCCGTTCTCCTGTCCCAGGCCCTTCTCCTGGGCGGCCGTGAGGGCGTTCCGCTCTCCTACATGGATGCCCGGGGAAGGCAGCCCTCGGGGCCCGTGGCCGCGCAGCTCCCGGACGGATCGGGGTACACCGCCCGGGTGACGTCGGATGCCGTCGCGGGACACGGCGACGAGGTGGTGCTGATAGTCGACCAGGCCGTATCCGGGGGGATCTCGTCATCGATCGGCACGTTCCAGGACGACCTGGAGGCCGACGGATGGACGGTCGAGATCTGGACCGTAACCGATCCCTCGGCGGCCGCGCTCAGAGCCGATCTCCAGGCCGAGTACGCAGGCGGGAACCTGGAGGGGGCGATACTGATCGGCGACATCCCCGCAGGCTGGGTCGAGGCGTCCGGCGGCGAATACCCCATGGACCTCTATCTCATGGACATGAACGGCACCTGGACCGATACCGACCTCGACGGGCTGTTCGACGACTGGTCGTCGGAGGCTCCCGAGATCTGGGTCGGCAGGCTCACCCCCACCTGGCTCTCCTTCGGTTCGCAGGTCGAGCTGCTCCAGGATTACTTCGCCAAGAACCACGCCTACAGGACGGGAACCCTCTCGCTCCCGAACAGGGCGCTGGCATACGAGGAGGCCTTCACCGGCCTGACCGGATACGTAGACCTCGTGTACGAGGATGTCACCACCAAGTCCGACCCCGCGGGCACCACCGCCGACGATTTCCGTGCCGAGCTCCTCGCCGGATACGAGTGGGTCCACCTGATCGCCCATTCCAGCCCCTGGGGCAGCAGCTTCCATGTCGGCGCCCCTCCCTCGGGCGCCGGCACCTTCAACAGCTACGAGGCACTGCCCCTCGACCCGCGTGCGTTCTTCTACGTACTCAACTGCTGCACGAACGGCAGGTGGACCGAGATCGACAATCTGGCGAACATGTACATCTGGACCGACACCTACGGCCTCGCCGTGATCGCGCAGGCCAAGACAGACTATACCAACGACTTCTACGAGCTGTACCAGACCCTGGGCGGCGGTTCATGCCTCGGGGAGGCCTTCAGGATGTGGCTCGCGGCCAACCTGGGCCTGGAGCACGCCGCCGTGCTCCTGGGCGATCCCACGCTCAGGCCGCACGGCAACGGCACCGCGTCGGGGATCCCTGACGGGGGCCTGCACCCGGCGCTGCTCGACGGGTGGCAGACCGTGCAGGTGACCGACGGGCTGCATTCGGAAGGCGACCTCTCGTCCTGCAGGGAGCCTGTCTCGGGCCGCACCTTCGCGACCTTCGGCACGTCCGATCCCGTGAGGGCGAACATCATGGCCGCGATCGGCGAGGGTTCCTCCTGGTCGACCCCGGTTCAGATCTGCGAGCACGAGTACTGGGACTGGCATCCGGCCGTGGGCGCCGACGGGACCGGCAAGGTCTTCCTCGCATGGCACAGCATGCACGACGACATCGAGACCTATGACATCTACGTCTCGATCTGGGGCGGAAGCGCCTGGTCGGCCGAGACGAGGCTGACGCAGACCCCGGCCTTCGAAACCGGCACCACGGTGGCCGGCAGGTCCGGCAGGTGCTGGGTGGCCTGGCAGGAATGGGTCTCGGGCGAGACCGACATCAGGGGCAGGATGTGGACCGGCTCCGCCTGGACCGTCACCTCCGACCTGTCCGCGACGGACGGCACCGAGAGGGCCCCGTCCCTCGCGGCCTCCTCCACGGGTTACGGGCTCGTCTACCAGGCGGAGAGATCGGACATCCTGGAGATCTGCTTCAGGGAAGCGCCCGATTCCGGCCCGTTCGGCGCGGAGACGGTCCTCTCCGCGTCGGGTTCCGACTGCAGGGAGCCGGCCGTTGCCGCCGATCCGGCAGGCCCTGTGTACCTTGCGGCATGGGAGAGCGACGGCTGCATCATCGCCCGAACCAGGGACGCCTCTGGTACCTGGTCGGCCCCGGCCGTCCTCTCGGCCAGCGGGTCGGCCTCCCGTCCCTCCGCAGCCCTGTTGTCGGGCGCGAGGCCCGCGGTCGGCTGGATAGAGAACGGAGGCCAGGTCTGGCTGTCGTTCCTCGATGGCACCGCCTGGACGGAGCCCGGTCCCGTGGCCGCTCCGGGGGCGGTCGAATCGGTCTCCATCACCTACCGCGAGTCCGGCCAGCTGGATGTTCTCTACGGGGCCAGGAACGCTGCGCTCCACTGGGACATCTGGGCGGTGTCGGGCGATCCGGTCGGGATCCAGGAGGACGGATCGGCTGCCGTCGGGCCGGGTGTCACCATCCTGCGGAACCCGTGCGCCCCGCCGGTGGCCTTCGCCTTCTCGGGATCGGAGGTGTCACGGATCTCGGTATTCGACGTGACCGGGAGGCGGGTAGCGGAAATCGACGCACAGCCGGGGTTGAACACCTGGGATGCGAGATCCGGGGATGGCGGTCCACTCCCCGCAGGTGCCTATCTGATCAGGATCGAGGGTGAGAGCGGGGATGCGGGGCAGGGTGCGGTCGAGAGGCTGGTCCTGCTGCCCTAG